The Melopsittacus undulatus isolate bMelUnd1 chromosome 21, bMelUnd1.mat.Z, whole genome shotgun sequence region CCCACATTGATGCCCCCATCTCCAATGTCCCCACATTGGTGTCCCCAGGTACTGGTGTCCCCAGTTACTGGTGTCCCCAAACACCAATGTCCCCAAGTACTGGCATCCCCCATCTCCGATGTCCCCACATTGGTGTCCCCATCTCCTATGTCCCAGCTCCCATATCCCATCTCCCATATCCCAAGCCCTTCCCGGGATATCCCAGCTCCCGCTGGCCCTGCCTGCGGACAGGAAGGATGATTTAGGGCACACAAGTGTGGGGCCCTGGCTGGGGGCCATGGGGCTGGGCCATGGGGACAAGGACACGGAGGGGgcctgggatgggatggggggtttgggggtgcggggggggggggtttggggtcctcATTCCCTCCCGTgtgtccccccctcccctcttcccatTCCAGATCCGACGGCGCCGACCGACCCCAGCCAACCTGGTGCTGAGCAGTGACCAATCCTCCCCAGGTGCGGCTGCAGGGACCCAGGGCGgggggctcagcaccccccTATGGGCTCAGCACCCCCCTATGGGCTCAGGACCCCCTATGGGCTCAGCACCCCCCTATGGGCTCAGGGACCCCCCCATTtgatgctcaggaccccatttgatGCGCAGGACCCCCCTTATGACGCTCAGGACTCCCCCATATGGTGCTCAGGACCCCTTATATGACATCAGGACCCATTATATGACACTCAGGACCCCCCATATGATGCTCAGGACCCCCCATATGGTGCTCAGGACCCCTTATATGACATCAGGACCCTTTATACGACAGTCACGACCCCCCCATATGACCCTCAGGACCCCCTATGTGCTGACCGCACTGGGTCTCATCCTGCCCCCGataccccccccatccctgtgccagcCTCACCCCATCCATCTCCCTGGGCAGCAGCTGCCATGGATGGGATGGTGCCAGGGACACCGGAGCCATGGGCATGgagccaccccccccccccccggggccaccccctcccccccccagggccattaacccccccccaaTGGCTGTTTCTatattggggacccccccccccacgtgCCTTGGGGCTGAGCATCACTTGGGGGGGGCAGGATGCAAGCCCATAGCATTGAGGGCATGAGGGCAGGATGCTGGTTGCCATGGTGACATAGGGAGtgctggtgatgctgggggTCCCCCGGTGATGGACACCCCTGCATTCCCATTGGGGTGCAGGATGGagcccagcacccatccctTGGTCCTCCTGTATCCCACCATGGGGGTGCAGGATGGagcccagcacccatccctTGGTCCTCCTGTATCCCACCATGGGGGTGCAGGATGGagcccagcacccatcctgaCCCCTCGCTCCTTGTGTGTGTGCCCCATAGAGATCGATGAGGACCGGCTGCCCAACCCCTTACTCAAGGTAGGTGCTGCCTCTATGGGACGGGGGGGGGCACCCCTATAGGGCCCCCCCATTCACTCCGGCCCCCCCTTCAGTCAGGCCTGGCCATGTCCCCCCGGCAGAGGAAGAAGGTCTCCCGCAGCACCCCCACCATGAAAGGTAACTTGGGGGGCAGGGTAAAAGGGGGGGCACTTGTGGGGTGCCCATAGGGcagaatgggggggggggcatggggccGGTCaccagtgcccccccccgcCCGGCAGAGCTGCAGATGATGGTGGAGCATCACCTCTGCAAGCAGGAGccaggggaggaagaggaggaggaggaagaggaaggagccCCCCATTGCCGCGGGGGGGACGGCAGCACCGGCCCCAAGCACCAAGGGGGTCCTGGCCCTGGTGAgagatgggggcaatggggggggttaatggggggcaatgggggtgatggggggggtctGGgctcaccccacagcacccacagggaCCCCTGGGGATGGGCGGCAGAGCCAGGCCAAGGAGGGCACCCACAGAGCACCAAAGGAAGGCACCGGGAAAGGTGCTGCAGGAGGCCAGTAGGTGAGTGTGGggcaatggggctatgggggtgatgggggcaacAGGgaaatgggggtgatgggggtaatgggggcaatggggtaatggggcaatggggttaatgggcAAAATAGGgacaatgggggtaatgggggcaatgggggttaatgggggtaatggagGCAATGGGACAATGAGGGCAATGGGGTAATGAGGattaatggggtaatgggggcaatggggataataggggtaatgggggttaatggggttaataggggtaatgggggcaatggggcaacGGGGGTTAATGGCAGCAATGGGGGGCCctgggggttaatgggggcactggggagcTGTACTGGGATCCTGAGGGACACCGGGCCACGGCCTTGGGGTACTGGGGGCACTGGAGGGCCCCGGGTGCCCCCCAGCGGACAGTGAGGGGGGTGCAGGGGTCCCCTTTACCCCAACGCTGCCCCCTtgcccccagcccccccccggAGCTGCCACCCCCCCCTTTTCTATGAGAGCCTTTTCTAGACGCCAGCGGCCGCTGTGGGGGCTCCCCCAGGGCAGGACCCCcggggggggctgtggggggcaCGGGGCAGCcgggctgcccccccccccatctcctgcctcccttccccccccactgccccccccatcccacatccATGCACCACGGGGGGGGCACACGCGTGTGCACACATGGACAcgggaaggggatggggggggcactcGTGCACCCTTTGCACGTGGGTCGCATGTGCGCGCACACGGAACACGCGTGTTCACGCGTGACGAGcgggtgtcccccccccaatCCGGTATTAAAGGGATCCCTTCTCCCCATGGCCTCATCTTTGCCTTTGCGCTTGGGGGGCTCGGACCCCACTTTTGGgaatggggggatggggggagcagCCATAGGACCCCTttgtccccattcccagtgtCCCCATTCCCGgtgttcccattcccagtgttcccattcccagtgttcccagtgaGGGAGTACACGATGGGGTCcaggctggtggtggtggtttatTCATTGCTCGATAGCGGCGCGGTCTCACATGCGTGTGCTGGGGGGGGCAAAGGACAAACACAGacgggccccccccccccatgggtgaTGGGCACCGATGGGAAGGGAGGTGGAGATGGGAGCTGCGGGAATGCCGGAGCCGGAGGATGCTCGAGCCCCCTGGATCCAGGATGCTGGAGGATGCTCGGAGCACACCGGGATGCTCAAGGGATGCGcaaggatgctggggtgggaggatgCTGGAGCTGGGTACCAGAGGATGGTCCAGGCACACCGGAGCCGGGATGCTGGATGCTGTTGGATGGcagaggatgctggagggaCACTGGGAGCCATAGCTGGAAGAGGCTGGAGCACACTGGAGCTGGGATGCTGGAGGATGCTCAGCGCACACCAGGACCAGGATGCTGGATGCTGGAGGGacactgggagcaggaggatgccGGAGCTGGAAGATGCTCGAGCACACCAGAGCCGGGATTGCTGGAGGATGCTCAAGGGACACCGGGATGCCAGAGGATGCTCATGGAATGCTTGGAGCTGGGATGCTCAAAGCACACCACAGCTGGGTGCTGGAGGATGCTCCATGCCCAAGAGATGCAggaggatgctccaagcccttggaagcaggaggatgctccagGCACAAGAAGATGCAGGAGGATGCTCCATGCCCATGGGATAGAGGAGGATGCTCCAACCCTTGGATGCAGGAGGATGCTCCATGcccatgggatgcaggaggatgcTCCATGCCCATGGGATACAGGAGGAtgctggaggcagagcagggcaggaggaagcagggaagggGGTACCAAGGGCAATGCTGGAGCCAGTGATCCTGGAAGcaccctggggctgggggaccatggggggacactggggggggtacacacacacaacaccAGAGCCAGGGGCCACCtccaccccattcccagctcctgctccagccccatcacCACCTCCCTGTCCCGCATCCCATTGGGGTTCGGGTGTCCCCAGCGCCGGGTGACagtggggacaatggggacccCCATCCCCGGCTGTGCCCCACAGGGCAGCGGTGCCATCGGTGCCATCGGTGCCCCCGGTGCCAGCACCATGGTCCCCAGCTCTATTTAAAAGCCACCGTTGTGGCCCGAACCCCTTGGGTTCGCTGTGGCAGTGACAGGATCGGTGTCACCGGCACCAGGACCGGCTCTTGGTTgggtgtatggggggggggggatgctccGGTGGTCCCCAGCACTGATCCTTGTGCGTCCCCGGCTGGCTCCTTccctggggatggggctgggctCCATGGTGTCAAAGACTTTGGGTGAGACGGTGGCACTTGGCTGGATGAGGACCTGGCATGGGATGGGCACAGGGTCACAGTGATGctgccacccccccccccgctcccggcATTCCCGGTGTTCCCGGTGCTCCCACCTCGCGTTTCCCGGTGTTATTCCACATCCCCGTTGTGCCGGTGCTGGCCGGGCTCCGGCTGCTCCTCACTGGGTGACAGCTCATCGATGGATGACTGGTCCGTGATGCCTGAGGAGGGATGTGGGCATGGGGGTGGCTCCTGACCCCCCCCAGCTCAGACCCATAGCTTGGGGTCTCCCAACATGGGCTGTGGTGGCCGTGGTGGCAATGGTGACCGTTGTgaccatagggacccatagtGTCCATGGTGACCATGGTggccatagggacccatagtGTCTATGGTGGCAATGGTGGCCATGGTGGCCTGGTGACCATAGTGGCCATGGTGGCTATGGTGGCTTAGTTGACCATTGTGGCCATAGTGGCCATGGGGACCGTGGTGTCTATTGTAGTTATGGTGACTATGATGACCACTGTAGCCATAGTGTCCACAGTGGCTATGGTGGCTGTGATGCCCATGGTGATCATTGTGGCCATGGTGGCTATGACGACTGTTGTGACCATGATGGCATTGTGACCATGGTGGCCATGGTGGCTATGATGACTACTGTGGCCATGATGACCATTGTGATCATTGTGACCATGGTGTCCATGGTGGCCATGGTGGCCATGGTGGCTATGCTGACTGTTGTGCCCATGGTGGCTGTCACCTACCGCTCGCCGCCCGCTCCTTCCACTTCTGCTTGTTCTCCTGCAGGTGCTTGAGCCACGTGGAGCGGAACGTGGTCAGGTTGGCCTTGATGTCCCCCACGTCCGCGTGCTCATCCAGGCCTGGCTGCCGCCACTGGGAGCTGAGGGACAGGGACACTGGCACCAGGACCGGAGCCTGCGCTGCTCCCAAGGAGGGGATGGGGCCCACAGACATCCATGGGGAGGCAAAGGGCACCAGGGGGCTGCACATCTGTATCCTGCCCCATCAATGGTATTGGGTACCAGCACATCTGTATGCTGCCCCATCAATGGCATTGGGTACCAGCACATCTGTATCCTGCCCCATCAATGGCATTGGGTACCAGCACATCTGTATCCTGCCCCATCAATGCCATTGGGTACCAGCACATCTGTATCCTGCCTCTATCAATGCCATTGGGCACCAGCACATCTGTATCCTGCCCCATCAATGGCATTGGGTACCAGCACATCTGTATCCTGCCTCTATCAATGCCATTGGGTACCAGCACATCTGTATCCTGCCCCATCAATGGCATTGGGTACCAGCACATCTGTATCCTGCCCCATCAATGGCATTGGGTGCCAGCACATCTGTATCCTGCCCCATCAATGGCATTGGGTACCAGCACACCATATCCTTCCCCATCAATGCCATTGGGTACCAGCACATCCCTCCCATGGTGGTGTCATCGGGTGTCCTGCACCCACCTGCCCTGCTGGTTGCCCACGGCATTGCCATTGCCCTTGGTGCCATCCTCGGCCGCCGGCAGCACCATCCTCTCGGCCACATCGGTCATCACCGAGAAGGTCGGCTCCACAATGAAGTCAATGAACCCTAACGTGGGGCAGGGACACGGTgaccatggggacaccccaaTGGGGGGCAGGATAGGGGTCGGGCCCTTCTCCATcatccccccccctccatccccactcACCAATCTGGGACTGGGCCACCAGTGTGGATGTGCGGTCACAGAGCGGTGAGAAGGGGAGCCCCAGTTCAGCCTCTTTGTCTCCCTGGCAACGCAAAGGAGCCGCATCCCAAGGGATGCTcacatccatccatcattcccAACACCCCCCCTTGGATCCCCCCTTTATCCCAGCCCCATGGTGGCCCTACCTGCCTGAAGAACTCCTCCATAAGGGCCTTGGTCCAGCGGCTGTGCACCGACCACTGCTTGGTGGGGTGGCTGATGTCGGCCGCATGCAGCAGCAACGACAGCACCTTGGACTTGTCGATCCTGGCgagggggggaccccaaaactGAGCTTGATCCCCCCATTTAAACCCACCTCATGCAGAGCAATGGGAGGCACCAGGACTCacctctccagctgctgcagagccgTCTTCATGCTCTTGACCTGCTGGAAGTGGCAGGACATGTCTGTGGCCAGCACCATCTCGATGACCAGCGCCCGCAGCTCCCTGCGCCCCAAAGGGGGGGAACAGCATCAGGGCCCCCCCTGCGTCCGCCCCCCAAGCCGGGGGATGCTCCGGACGATGGGGATGGGCACCGGGGAAGCCTTACGCGAACTCGTCCTTGGTGAGGTTGACGAAGATGTTCATCTCCTCGTCCTGCATCAGCCGGAACGCGGCACTGATGTGGTGGTTCTCCAGCACCGAGCGGTCGTTGTACAGGATGGCACAGTCCGacctggggacatgggggggggtgtccccaaGGGGGCAACGCATCTGTATCTGTGGCCTTGGGTACCACCAAGGTGACAGAACATCTGTATCTGTGGCCTTGGGTACCACCAAGGTGACAGCACATCTGTATCCGTGGCCTTGGGTACCACCAAGGTGACAGAGCATCTGTATCCTGCACCATCAATGCCATTGGGTACCAGCACATCCGTATCCTTCCCCATCAATGCCCCAAGGTCCTGCCCATATCAATGGCATTGGGTAACCCCAAGGTGACAGCACATCTGTATCTGTGACCTTGGGTACTACCAGGGTGCCAGCACATCTGTATCCTGCCCCATCAATGGCATTGGGTAACCCAAAGGTGACAGCACATCTGTATCCTGCCCGTATCAGTGACATTGGGTGTCCTGGGTGTCCCCAAGGTGCTGCTTTCCATGCCCCTAGCAggtccccagccctgctcatgCCATGCCATCCATTCCATGCTATGCCATGgcacccatggcacccataCCACCTGTTCCATGCTATGCCATGCCACCCGTTCCATGCTGTGCCATGGCACCCATGGCACCCATTCCATGCCACCCTTGCCCCCGGTGCCCCTCACTTGGTCTGGATGTGGAAGCTGTTGGTGGTGCCCGTGTGCTCATAGTCATGGATGGCGGCAGCGAAGATGATGGCCAAGACCTCGAGCTCCGTCAGGTagttctgggggggggggggcacacatacatgtgtgtCACATGTCACAGGCGTGTGCAGGCACATGTGGACACGTGTGAACCCATGCAGGACACATGTGCTGGGGTCACTCCAATGGCATCCTGCTCCCCACCCTCCCCATCATCCTGGCGCTGTTGCCACGGTGGCACCGTCTCCATAGCAACAAGCATCACTTGGACCAGCATGGCCAGGACCCCCATGGGACCCCCATGGGACCCCCATGGGACCCCTATGGGACCTCATGGGACCCTACCAACATGCCCGTGCGGACCAGGAAGCAGTGGACAGTCTGGGTGACATCGGCAGCGTGGACTTGGTTGTGGTAGGGATTCCGGTACTTCCCATAGCCTGTTTCCAGCGCATCCAGCAGCGTGTTCAGGAAGACAGCCGGGATCTGGGGCACGGATACATGGATGTAAAggccctcagcacccatgggtgcgcACGGGCATGGGCATGGGCGCACCTTGAAGCGGCTGTTGAGGTTGTGTCGGGTGAGGATCTCGAAGACGATGGTCCTCAGGGAGTGTTCCTCCGTCATCTGGTTCAGTGTGAAGACATCGAAGCACCACACATCGAGGCTCTGGGGGGGGAACATCCCATAGGATGCTCAGCAAGGCACAGGGAAGCTCAGGAATGCTGAGCCAGGGAAGGGATGCTCCAGGGATGCACAAGGCCAGGGAtgccccagggatggggactgAAGCGCAGGGATGCTGAGCCATGCCCAGTGGTACCCAACTGATGCCCAATGAATCCCATCCATGCCCAGCAGCACCGGGTGCCATCTCCCATGGGAaaatcccatccatccccagggtattggggtgccccccccccccatcaccccctggTACCTTCAGGCAGTTGAGGACGGAGCTGGAGTAAGTGGGCCCAACGGCTGTGTACAACCGGCGAAGCATCCTGCAAGGGATGGGGTgatgtgggtgctggggcaaagatgggtgctgggggcaaaggtgggtgctgggggcaaaggtgggtgctgggggcaaaGATGGGTGCTAAGGCACCCACTTAGGTGCTGTGGGACAGACCTGGATGCCTGGGGACCACTTGGGTGCTCAGGACCCTCTTGGGTGATGGGGACAGTTCCTGGGTGCTCAGGGACCCTTCTTTGGTCCTTGGGGACCCACTTGGAGGGTTCAGGACCCTCTTTGGTCCTTGGGGCCCCTCTTTGGTCCTTGGGGACCCTTGCACTCAGGGACCCAACCTTGCCCTTGGGACCACCcctgggtgctcagcaccctctGTGATGCTTGGGGCCCCTCTTTGGTCCTTGGGGACTCCCATTGATGCCTGGGGACCCTCTTGGTGCTGAGGGACCCACACTGGGGGTTCAGGACCCTCTTTGGTCCTTGGGGTCCCCACTGATGCTTGGGGACCCTCTTGGTGCTGGGGTCCCACACTGGGGGTTCAGGACCCTCTTTGGTCCTTAGGGACCCTCTTTGGTCCTTGGGGACCCTCGCCCTCAGGGACCCAACCTTGCCCTTGGGACCATCCcctgggtgctcagcaccctctATGACGCTCagccccccccatagaccccatggctcccatcctgctccccccACCTCTCCACGAAGATGCCGGCCTGCACCGCGTGCACGATGCTGCGGAACTTGGGCTTCTCCTCTGCCCTGCGGCCCTTGGCTCGCGCCTGCTGCGTGAACGTGGCCGCCAGCCAGTCCCGCACCTCCGAGGGCACAGCCGCGTCCGAGCCCATCTCCCGCAGCTCATCCTCCGTGTCCAGCATCTGCCTGCAGGGGGCACAGCGAGGGGATGGGGGTCAGTGGTGGTCAACGATGGTCAATGGTGGTCAATGATGGTCAATGGTGGTCAATGGTGGTCAATGATAATCAATAGTGGTCAATGTTGGTCAGTGATGGTCAAAGGTGGTCAATGGTGGTCAACGGTGGTCAACGATGGTCAACGATGGTCAATGGTGGTCAACGATGGTCAATGGTGGCCAACGATGGTCAATGGAGGTCAATGATGGTCAATGATGGGCAATGGTGGTCAATGATGATCAATGAAGTTCAGTGGTGGTCAATGGTGGTCAATGGTGATCAGTGATGGTCAGTGGTGGTCAATGATGGTCAATGATGGTCAATGATGATCAATGATGGTCAATGGTGGTCAATGATGATCAATGATGTTCAGTGATGGTCAATGATGGTCAATGGTGGTCAGTGGAGGTCTGGGGGGGTCTCACCGGGTCTCATCGATGTAAACGGCCTCGAGCAGGGAGGCTGCATACTCCAGGTTCCGCTTGAGCTCCTCCACGTTCACCTCACCCGAGTCCAACTGCTTCACCAGGAAGCGCAGCCTGTGGGCAGTGTGGGGcactgtggggcagggagcGCGACACCGGCACCGGCCGCGAGGGGCGCTGGGGGCGGCTGTAGGGACCGtgggctatgggtgctatgggtgccatAGGGACCATGGGCTATGGGTGCTGTAGGGACCtctgctgtgggtgctatgggtgccacAGGGACCTTGGGCTATGGGTGCTGTAAAGACCATGGGCTATGGGTGCCATAGGGACCGTGggctatgggtcctatgggtgctatagggacCCTGCTCCATCGGGAAGAGGGGCTGGATCCGGGAGCTCTTTGTTGCCTCTTCCAGCCCGATCCAGGCTGGGATTGCTTGGATGCGCCCACACGAGCCCTGATCTGCGTGGGCAGCTCCTGCGTGCGCGTGTGTGCATACGTGTTCCTGTGTGTGCATACGTGTTCCTGTGTGTGCATACGTGTTCCTGTGTGTGCATACGTGTTCCTGTGTGTGCATACGTGTTCCTGTGTGTGCAGGCATGttcctgtgtgtgcatgtgtgttcctgtgtgtgcatgtgtgttcttgtgtgtgtatgtgtgtgcgtgttcctgtgtgtgcatgcgtgtgcatgtgtgttcctgtttgcatgtgtgtgcatgtgtgcgtgtgtgtgtgttcctaTGTGTGCaggtgtatgcatgtgtgtttcTGGGTGCGTGCACCCAGCAGGTCCCCATCAGCACCCAACAGgtccccattgacacccaacAGGTCCCTGTTAGCACCCAACAGGTCCCTATGGACCCAATCCTCATGGACCCCATCCCTCTGGACCCACATCCCCATGgatccccatccctatggacccccctCTCCATGGAccccatccctatggacccAATCCCCATGCACCCCATCCCTACAGCCCCATCCCTACAGACCCCCACAGGATGGGGTCCCCTGTGTCACAATGGGTGCCGGGACCCCCCAGTGGCCCCCCCATTGCCAGCACTGGGCCCCATCTCATGGGGGGGGGCCACCCGCACCCACGCCCCCCCACGAGCTGCCTGTCACCACCCACACCGCTGCCCCCCCCACTGCCACTGGGGTCCCACTTGGGGAGGGGGCTTTGGGGTGCAGCCggtgctgggggctgccccatgcacacccatgggtgctgctgcccccccgACACCGCGGGGTACCCCCCCCAAATAACCCCATAGAGGTCCTGGGGTACCCCCATAGGGGTGATGGGTACAGCCCCTATAGCCCTATAGGGGAGCTGGGGTACCCgctataggggtgctggggtACAACCCCTATGGCCCTATAGGGGAGCTGGGGTATGGTCCCTATAGCCCTATAGGGCTCCTGGGGTACCCActataggggtgctggggtACAACCCCTATAGTCCCATGGTGGTCTTGGGGTGCCCCCCGAAGGGCTCCTGGGGTACAACCCCTATAGCACTATAGGGGACGTGGGGCATCCACTATAGGGGTCCTGGGGTACAACCCCAATAGCATCCTGGTCCCATCCCAGGGACCATTGGGGTCCCTGTTTTGGGGTCCCTGTTTTGGAGTTCCCCTTGGTTCCCTATAGGGGTCCGTACTGGGGTCCCTATTGGGGGTTCCCTATTGGGGTTCCCATTGGGGTCCCTGTTTTGGGGTCCCTACTGGTGTCCCTATTGGGATCCCTATTGGGGTCCCTATTGGGGGGTCCCAGTTGGGGGGTCCCTATAGGGGTTCCCCATTGGGGTCTCTGTtttggggtctctataggggttcccattgggtcccattgggtCCCCCCCCGCACTCACAGCGCCCGCAGCTTCACCCAGATCCTTTTGCTGGGCTCCGGTTTCTCCTCCAGGGTCTGCTCTGGGGCCCCTCGCTCAGGCTCCAGCTCCGGGAGGCTCCGCGGCGGCTCCATGGCCCCTGCGGCCGAGACGGAGCCGTCCTGAGCCCGGGGCCGAGGCCGGTACCGGCACCGGCCCGAGGGGAGCGGGGGGGGAACAACCGGTAGGGATGGAACCGGGAACAACCGgtagggatggagctggggagcAACCGgtagggatggagctggggagcAACCGGTA contains the following coding sequences:
- the PDE1B gene encoding dual specificity calcium/calmodulin-dependent 3',5'-cyclic nucleotide phosphodiesterase 1B; this translates as MEPPRSLPELEPERGAPEQTLEEKPEPSKRIWVKLRALLRFLVKQLDSGEVNVEELKRNLEYAASLLEAVYIDETRQMLDTEDELREMGSDAAVPSEVRDWLAATFTQQARAKGRRAEEKPKFRSIVHAVQAGIFVERMLRRLYTAVGPTYSSSVLNCLKSLDVWCFDVFTLNQMTEEHSLRTIVFEILTRHNLNSRFKIPAVFLNTLLDALETGYGKYRNPYHNQVHAADVTQTVHCFLVRTGMLNYLTELEVLAIIFAAAIHDYEHTGTTNSFHIQTKSDCAILYNDRSVLENHHISAAFRLMQDEEMNIFVNLTKDEFAELRALVIEMVLATDMSCHFQQVKSMKTALQQLERIDKSKVLSLLLHAADISHPTKQWSVHSRWTKALMEEFFRQGDKEAELGLPFSPLCDRTSTLVAQSQIGFIDFIVEPTFSVMTDVAERMVLPAAEDGTKGNGNAVGNQQGSSQWRQPGLDEHADVGDIKANLTTFRSTWLKHLQENKQKWKERAASGITDQSSIDELSPSEEQPEPGQHRHNGDVE
- the PPP1R1A gene encoding protein phosphatase 1 regulatory subunit 1A — protein: MEPNSPRKIQFTVPLLEPHLDPEAAEQIRRRRPTPANLVLSSDQSSPEIDEDRLPNPLLKSGLAMSPRQRKKVSRSTPTMKELQMMVEHHLCKQEPGEEEEEEEEEGAPHCRGGDGSTGPKHQGGPGPGTPGDGRQSQAKEGTHRAPKEGTGKGAAGGQ